In the bacterium SCSIO 12741 genome, AAGCTTAGGGTTCGATTCAACATGCAGCTCTACAAGAGTACCGTTCAATTTGGCGGGTGGAGTTGGCTGCAAGTGGTTTTCACAACCATGGTTATGCAGCTGGATAAGTTTGTGATTGCCCTTTTTGTAGGTTTAGAGACCCTAACTTACTACTCCATTGGCTTACTCATCTTCAAACAGCTGCAACAGGTTTTCCTCGCAGCCAGCAACTGGCTCTTACCTAAAGTTTCGGCCAAATCGGTGATGAAGGAAAACTTGCAAAGACTTTATTCCTTGGCGAAGCGGGCCTACTTTATCATGATTGTGATGACGATGTTAGGCATTTTTACGGTGCGCAACTTTGCATTCAAGCTTTGGCTTGGAGAAGAAACCTTTAGCCAGAGTATTGATTTCATTATGGCTTTTGTATTCATGGCTTCTCTTATGGCCCTCACCTACATACCGTCAGTATTTATGATTGGAAATGGAAGCGTAAAACAAAACACCATTTTAGATGTAGGCCTCAAAGTGGTTTTTATTCCTACCCTGATCGCTGGATATCAATTGGGTGGCAGTATTGGAATTGTTTATGGATACATTTCCATTTTACTTCTTTACGTACCCATTCAATCCATCATTGCTCGAAAAAAGTTGTTTCAGACCGAAGTAAAAATCGCTCCTCAAGACATCTTCTTCGTCCTACCCATGTTGGCGTTTATTCCACTTTTGTTTTTGGGAAATGAGCTACTTTATTCGCTCATCTTCTTTGCTTTGACTGTGGTTACAGCACTTTGGGTAGTAGTGGCCTATTCGAATAAACCGATTGCTTACCAGGTAGAAGAATTAAAGTCATTATTAAAACGCAAATCTTGATAGCAAAAGAGCGAAATATTGACTTCTTCTTTGGAATAGCAATTATCTATTTCTTCTTCAACAATTTCTTGATTCCTCAAGGATTGCTGTATCTCTTCTTTCTTACTCCATTCTTCTATTATTGGATGATTAAGAAGGGTGTTAAGAATGTGCTTGGTTATTTCTTCATCGTTCTCCTCCCCTATTTTGTAGTGCATCTCAGTGTGGGGGTAGACCTGTTTTATTATTTCAAATCGGTCGTTCTCTACCTGCTCACCTATATCATAGTCTATACCTTTTATGTCTATCTCAAGGAAAACACAGGCAAGCTGGAAAGGGTGTACGGGAAAATTGTCCTGCTAAACTTTGCCATGACCATTGTGGCGGTAATTGCCTTTTTTACTCCGCTTAAAGAGTTCTTTTGGTATTCGAAAAACCTAACGCACAACATCACCAATATTAGCCGATTGATGATGTTGACCTATGAACCCTCCTACTATTCCACCTTACTCGTACCTATCGTCTTGTATTATTTTCTCGGCTTCTTTGTCAAGCGATACACCCCAAGACAGGTCGCCTTTCTTTTGATATTCATCGGTATTCCGCTCCTTATTTCATTTTCCTTAGGTGTGTTGAGTTCTTTGACTTTTGCCATGGTGGTCACCTTCTTGTTCTTTTTTAAGACGCTCATGAAATCAAGGAAGGTACTGTACACCGTTACTGGGTCCACTGCTTTAGTCTTATTTGCGTTTATAACCTTGCTGGTCGTTTATCCCGACAATCCGCTGTTCTTAAGGATTGAAGACATATTTGCTGGAGAGGACACCAGCGGAAAGGGACGCACCTTTGAAGCCTGGAAACTTTCCTTCCAAATGATTGAACTGAAGAGTTATTGGTTTGGCTGTGGATTGGGGCAAATGAAGGTAGTGGGAGAAGAAGTAGTTCGTGTTTACTACAAGTATCAGATTGATGATATTCCCATTATTCGTATCCCTTCTGTAACGGGTGAAACCATCTCAGTTTTTGGAATTACAGGCATTGTTGCGCGTTTTGTTCTGGAGTTTTACTTCTTCTTCAAAACCAAGGTATACCGCAACTACTACCGCTTTTCACTATTCGCTTACATTTTCCTCTACCAATTCACTGGTAGTTATTTAACCAACATCGCCGAATACGTAATTTGGGTCATTGCCTTTGTTCCCGGATTCCACGATTTCGACAAAAAACAAAAAACAGTCAGCACATGAAAGTGGCTCTAATAGCACGTAGCACCTTATACTCGGGAAAAGGAGGAGATACGGTTCAGATCGTAAAAACCGCTGAATACCTGAGAAAGTTGGGCGTTGAGGCTGATATCATTTTGAGCGGTGAGCCTGTCGACTATTCGAATTATGACTTGCTGCATTTCTTCAATATCATTCGCCCCGATGATATAATCAGCCACGTTCGAAAATCGAATCTTCCTTTCGTCATCTCCACCATTTATGTGGACTACAGTGTACTGGACATGAAGATTAGAGGTGTTTTGTTCAGAACCCTCTACTCCGTGTTGGGAAGGGATCGTGTTGAATACCTAAAAGCTGTAGCAAGATGGATTAAAAGTGGGGAAGCCATTACCAGCAAAGATTACCTGCTACGAGGGCATCGAAATTGTATTCGATACTTAATCCAAAAGGCCAATCTGATGCTGCCCAACTCTCAAAGTGAGATCAATAGACTCATGAAGGATTACAATTGCAGCGGACCGTTTAAAGTGATTCCTAATGCAGTGGATGCAGCCATTTTTGATGGTAGCAATACCCAGTCTGGGAAGGAAAGAAAAGGCGTTATTTCCGTCGGTCGTTTTGAGTATCGGAAAAATCAGCTCAACCTGATTAGGGCCTTAAAAAACACAGATCACACTTTAACTCTGGTTGGAGATCCGAGCCCAAACCAAATTTCCTATTACGAGCAATGTATGGAGGAGGCCAAGGAATTGGGTGATCGCTTTAAGCTATTCAGCTTCATGGAACATGATAAACTGGTAGAACTATTTTCCGAACAGCGGGTACATGTATTGGCCTCCTGGTTTGAAACTACCGGATTAGTTAGTTTGGAAGCGGCCATGCAAGGTTGCGAAATCGTAATCACCAATCGTGGTGATACGGAAGAATACTTTGGGAAGTACGCATTTTATTGCGACCCAGAAAGTCCTGATTCCATCCGGGAGGCAGTAGAATCTTCCTTCAAAGAATCTCGATTGGGTGATTTCCAGGATCACATTCGCGCCAATTATACCTGGGAAAGAACGGCGGAAAAAACATTACAAGCATACAAGGAGGTTTTGGGTGAATAGAAAACCAAAAGTGGCCATTATCGGCACACGAGGAATTCCCAACCACTACGGTGGCTTTGAGCAACTGGCTGAGTTTTTATCAGTGGGGTTGGTTGAAAAGGGATATGAAGTAACGGTGTACAATTCGTCTCAGCATCCCTACCAGGAGGCTACCTGGAATGGGGTGAACATTATCAGTTGCAAGGACCCGGAATACCTACCTTCTACTTTTGGCCAATTTGCCTATGATCTCAATTGTATAAACGATAGTCGCAAACGCGATTTTGATGTCATTTTGCAGCTGGGGTATACGAGTAGTACGGTTTGGTATTGGCGTTTTCCAAAATCAGCTCAAATCGTGACCAACATGGATGGGCTTGAATGGAAAAGAAGCAAATACAATTGGCCCGTCCAACAATTTCTGAAAGTGGCCGAATGGCTGGGAGCAGTCACGAGTGACCTACTCATTGCCGACTCCATTGGTATTCAGGATTACCTCAAAAAGAAATACAACAAACCCTCTGAGTACATTCCCTACGGGGCCCATCTATTCAATACTCCGGATGAAGAGGTGCTCAGTCGATTTGACTTGAAGCCCTTTGGCTATGATCTACTCATTGCACGGATGGAGCCAGAAAATCATGTAGAAGTCGTGATTCAAGGGAGAGTAGAAGCCTCGTCAGAACGTCCCTTGATCCTGATTGGAAACTGGAAGGGCACTGCTTTTGGTCAACGCCTTAAGAAACAATATGACCACCCCTCTGTCCGTTTTCTCGGAGGACTTTACGACTTGGAAGCACTCAATCATTTAAGACATTATAGCCACCTCTATTTTCACGGACACTCCGTTGGTGGTACTAATCCTTCTTTGCTGGAGGCGATGGCTTCCAATTGCTTGATTGTAGCGCACAACAACATATTTAACCGAGCCATATTGAATGAGGACGCCCATTTTTTCAAAACAGCGGGAGAAGTGAAGGAACTTATAGAAACCGTCTCCAAAACGTCTGTAGACATTCCTCAAATTCAGGCAAATCGGGAAAAAATAACAAACCGCTTTTCGTGGGAAAGGATCATAGATGAATACGAAGCTGCCATCTTAAAAAGCCTATCTTAGGTAAAGATGAATCAAGCGATTACATACCGTATTTACTTTTTTAGTCTCCTTCTGGTAGTAATCACACTCCCCTTTTTCACGCATTTAAACAGCATTTGCATTGCCCTCTTCGGGCTATCCTGGCTATTGAGCAATCATCCAAGGGAGAAATGGAAAAACCTGAAGGCCAACCCATGGGTCTGGTTGTTTATTGCTTACTACTTGGTTCAGGTATATGGCTGGCTAATCTCTGAAGAATCTCGGGAAGCCCTGTTTATCCTTGAAAAAAAAGGAGGCATGGCTCTTCTCCCTATTTTTCTTGCTTCAGGTCCCAGATTGATGCAAAAACAGGTTCAGCAGATCTTGCTCTGCTTTACTTCTGTTGTGGCCTTAGGAGCCCTGACCATGGTAGGATTGGCTGGTTTAGAATACTTGGAGCAAGGAGATAAGGGAGTCTTCTTTTACCATCCACTTGCCTATCAAATAAACGCCCATGCGATATACTACTCGCTCTATATAGCCTTTGCCTTATTCATCTGGAAAGGTTGGAGAAAAAAGGTTCCAATCTGGCTCTATGGTTCTGTCGGTCTTTTTCTTTTCGGGGTACTACTATTGCTCAGTTCCAAGAATATTTTGATCCTTTTCCTCCTAATCTGGGTGCTATCTTCAGCCCTTGATTTACTCAACAAGAAATCTTTGTGGAAGAAGCCTTCTACCTGGATCAGCATTGTAGTAATAGTAGCCGTAATGCTTGCCCTTGGCGGAGGACTTCGGCAGCGCTTTCAAAACATATCTGGTGATAGTCTGGCTGTGCTAAAACTGGAAAAATTAAGGTACGACACTCCCTTAAACGGACTCAGTTTACGTTTGTTAATCTGGGACTTAGCCCGTCAACAAAGCGAAATTCATGGTCCCTGGTACGTTGGAGTTGGTACCGGAGATGCACAGCAGTATCTGGATAGCGCTTATGTGGAAAGAGGACTCTATACCGGAAATGTTGAATTCGGAGATACTGGCTACCTGGGTTACAACTTACACAACCAATATTTTCAAGATTTATACTCCACAGGGTTGTTGGGGTTATTTGCCCTCCTCACTCTTTTAGGAGCTGTTTTTTGGTTGAGTAAGGGCCATTTTAATCCAGCATTTAACTATTTGGCTTGGATGATTCTGTTTTTGGCGATCACCGAATCCCTTTTTGAGCGACATACAGGCAGTGTTTTTTTCGTCCTGTTTTTTAGCCTAATGTTATCCACGAAATCACAAAAAAGTATGGAATCTGGGCCGGAGACAGATTCACAAGGATCCTAAAATCTCTTAATATTCAACCTCTACCAAACAGAAAGTTTCAAACCTTAACAGAAACTTCACATTTCACCGAAACACCTGTAAACACCGACCAGTCCGACGGTCGAAAGGAGTCATACGTCGATAAAAAGAGTCAAAAGCCGATTCAAAAAAAATTAGAGCCAACCAACCCTTTTCAGATTGGTATGTATAGGTGATAAGTGGAACATTTCTTAATTTTTTTAGAACCGATAATTAGCCCCGTTGAAAAGGCGTTAAGATTATTTATTCTGTCCGTTGAAAATTTATTTTTTCAAGCAGAACAGAGTACTTATTTTCGCGCCCGGAAAGTGGAGGTGAATTTGGGAACTTGTTTCTCTAATAAACCCTATTAAAAAACCTCTCTCAAACCAAAAAAAAGAAAAATGCTCAACCGAGGTCGCAAACAACAAATGACTCTGAACCCAGGTGGTTTAGGCATTGCACTCGAACATGTGAAGACCAGCCAACATGCTACCTATGCTCGTGTACTTGATGTTACATTCAGCTTACTGGTATTTATTCTCCTCCTCTGGTGGTTTATTCCACTGGTTGGATTGCTCATCAGACTCGACACAAAGGGACCTATCTTTTATCGTCAAATTCGTTCTGGAAAAGACGGTAAACCATTTATGTGTTTGAAGTTTCGTACGATGTATAACCGCAACTGGGATTTTAAACAAGCCAGTAGAAACGATCCACGAGTTACTCGTATTGGCCGTTGGTTGCGTAAAACAAACTTGGACGAGATTCCTCAATTCATCAACGTATTGCGCAATGAGATGTCGGTTATTGGCCCACGTCCTCATACTCCTGAATTGGACAAGCAATACGACACCTTGATTGATGACTACTATGGACGTTTGGCTGTTAAACCAGGAATTACTGGATTGGCTCAGGTAAAAGGTTACCGCGGGGAAACCATCAATTTTTACCACATGGCTAACCGGGTTCGTCTGGATCTATTTTACATTCACTATGGCAACTTGGCCATGGACATCCGAATCATCTTTGAGACGGCTCGTCAGATCTTCGTCACGAACGAGAACGCCTACTAATTTTTAGAAGAAGTTTGGCTACCTCCTCCTGATTTCAGGAAGGGTAAAAAGTTTTTGAATTGTGCCCCGGATACCGTCTGGGCTACAATTCCTATGACCGCTGCCAAACTGCTAAGGATACCGAGAGACTTATTGAAAATTCCGGGATCGGTCAGGTACATGAAGATGACCAATCCAGCAATTAAAACAATAACCAGCACCCTTACATTTTTCCAATTTCCAGTACGGCTCTGTAGCATACTAAACCCTTCTCGCTCTCGATCGTTCACCACATCCAACACAAAGTAGCGGAAACTCTGATTGAACAGGTTGATCGCAAAGTTTTTGTGATCGATGACAAACAACCCTTTGTCTACCATTCGAATAAGCACATCGCGGTTGGCATAGTTGACATAACCGTTTTCTGCTGTGTCGTAGATCAAATGCTTTTCTCGCAAGGTTAATGAGCTCCAAATAGACAGGTAATAAGCCTTGTTGTACTGAATGATTTGATAAATCAGGCGATCCGACTGAAGTGTGGTCATCGAGTCCGGAATACCGGTAGGTTCAAAATCCTTGAGGTTAGGACCAAAAGCAAACTCATTGAGAATATTTCGATCGGCATCCGAGGGTTCGGCCAAAGGAACTTTAATCGTTGCAAAAGAAGCCAACAAATACTCAAACCGATCGACCAACTGTGCAAGTTCTGATCCCGAGTAGCGTTCATCCTCGTTGAACCAACGGTTTTCCTGTATTTTCTCCAAAATCTCATCCAAAGAAGAATTCGAGTACACCAATAAATCCAGCTCATTGGTTGATACAAGGCGTTCAAACTGGACCAGAAACTGATCCAAACGATCACTTCTATACAAGAGGTAATCAAAGTTGTGCATGACGAGTTTCTGGCAGCTGGGATTCCCCGGGTCATATTGATCCATAAAACGTTTTAATTGATCAATCGAATCCAGTTCTATCAAGTCCACTTGGCAAGGATCTGCCGAAGATTTGGCAAGGTCCGGTGTCATCTTTCGGGTCCGCCCTGAATAATAGGGCCCCATACATAAGGTTCTACTCGCTTGGGAGTAAGCGGGAAGAACACCTGACTCGTGCCAATCATCAGGAATAATGGACTTAGATTGAATCACTTTAACCAAGAAAATCCGGCAAACAAGTAAGTGAATCAATGGAAACAAGAGAGCCAGAAAAAATAAAAAGCCAATAAATCGGGCCAACCATTTTCCCCGGTAATAAGGTTGATCTTTGGTGGCACCAAGAGGGTCGGGTTTCCAAATAATTTCATTAAACGAAATCGGATTCAGGTTATGAAAAAGCTCAATTTGTTTTTCATTCTCTGAAACATTGTTCATTTGAATCCGCATGGCCCTATAGAGCAGAAAATCGAACCTACGAAAGCTATCCCAGCCCATCACCTTTTTCTTTTTAGCCGACAGGGCCAAGTCTTTACCCGCTTTTTGCCACAAATCGTCTTCCAGGTTAATAGCGGCATTAGTCAATACCAGAGTGGGCATGTAACCAATAACTATCACCCAACACACCAACATACACGTAAAGACCAGCACAGGAAGTCGCCCAGCGGGAGAAAAACGCTCTAAGACATGAAGAATCGGAGTCAAAACTTTACCCGACCATGAGGTTCGAAAAATCAACAGAAAACCTCCTTGGATGCCCCATAGCCCCAATAAGGGCCATATTACTTGTCCCTTGGACTGGTAATCCCAAATCAATGCGCTTATTACTAAAATGAGCAACCATGAAACCAAACTGAAAAGAACATGAAAAGGCCTTTTATCCTGCCTGTTCTCCAAATGCCGGTAGCGGAACACGACGGCGTAGCTTATCCATGCTACGAAAACAAGAATCTCAGCACAAATCAAGGCCAACAAAAAGATTTGATGCGAAAAGCGGCCATAGACGTAGAGCTGGAACACAGCCAAAATGACAAAAACGAAACTGAGCCTCAGGTAAGCCTTGTTGAGATGTTGGGAAGGACGAAACCAGGAAGCTGAATAAGGAGGCACCTTAAACCAAGTGGAACGATAACCACCAGCTGCCAGGACTAAGGCAAGCAGGTAGCCCAAAACAACTAAGGCAATCGCCAGCGACATGCATAACGCTACAGCCGAAGAAGAAAGCATAGCTGGAATATCCCGGTCAAAATAGGTGAGCACATAAAATCTTGGAGGTCCATCTGGTGACCAATCAATAGATCGGAAGGCCACTTCTTGCCCATGCCCTTTCAAAGAAAAAAAAGAATTTCCCCGATCTACTCCTGAGGTAATCAAGGATTTTAGGTTGTCTGAGAACTCCGTATTCTCAAACACGTTGTTGAGCCTTTCCTTTTTCAAATTGGGGTTGTAAAGCACGTCGCCATTCGATCGTATGATCATGTATTTGTGATCCATTTTCAGAGGGTTCAAAATGCGAGAGTCCCAGTCAGAAAATCCGAAAGTATGAGCCAGAATTTGCTCGCCATCAAGAAGGGACACCACCCCTTCAAACTGACTGGTACCAATGGAATAGTGGGAACTCAAAAACACCTCTCGATCGGAATTCAAATCGGATTCCAATTCCTGTTTTTCCAGCCCAGAAACACCCTTTTTCAGAAACACCCTTACATAGTCGCGGTGGCTCAAGTCACCGACCGTTTCCGGTGGGTTAAACAGGTAAAATTGGGGTTCAATGAGGTTTTGCATAACCCCGGTATCATTATCGATGGTCACAAACTGATCGGGAGCGATGAGTCCGTTTTGAACCTGCTGAACATTGGGGAAAGCCTTTTTTAATTCTTTCAGTTTTTGCTCTTTCTCCTGCAAGTAGCCAGCAAACTTCTCGGCTAATTCCTCGGTTCGTTCATCCAGTTCCACCGTTTCACGATGAAAGAGCGTGAAGTAATTGGAAAAATACCCCAGGCTCAGCCCAAACACCATGGCAATCAGCACGACTGAAAATCCGCCTTCGTACACCCGAATTTTACTCAGCCGATCCCCTTTTCCCAGACTGAAATAGCGAATCACTGGCACCGCACAAATCAAGAGCAGGAGCAAACAGAAAACAAAACCCAAAACCGTATAATCGATTTGGCCTCGAGCCCGATTGAATCGGGTCAAATTCATAAATCCAATAAGCTTGTAATCCTTTTCCTGAATCTTGAGAGGCAGCACAAAGTAGCGGAACTTCTGACCCGAGACTTCAATTTCATTTTTAGTAGCGGCCAACTCCCCCATTCTCTTTTCATTGAGCAACGTATCCGAAATGTGGTAAGGAAGAAAACCAGCTGGCGATTGGTAGTAAATATGACCCAGTCTGAAAATAGCGACTTTGTCGAAAAAATCGGTGTTTACCAAGTCCTCCATGTATCCATAAAAATCCATGGACAGGTATTGGGTATCCCTTAGCAACAGATTAATTTGAGTTCCATTCTCCCGAAACCTCAAACCCTTTTCCCGTTGGACGGTGCTCTTTACATTTTTCCCTTCTCTCCGGAAGGTTTGCAAGTGAATTCCCGAACTCACCATAATATCATGAAAGGCTTTAAGCCCCTCGTACGATTTTGGTCGAGGAATTCTTTGCGCCAAGGAATCAACGGCCCGCTTAGCCGAAATCTTCCGGTAGCTCATATCCTCATAAAGCGCTTCTTTTTCAGATATGGCCTGCTGAATAGTTTGTAGACTTCGCTTTCCTTGTCGAATTAGAACTTCTTCATTTCGACTTAGCTGGTAATAGAAATAGGAGAATAGCACTGCGGCAATGACCAAAGTTGCCATCCATACTGCGGATAGTGTTAGTTTCATGGGCGTTGAGATTTGGCCTCCTTATAGCCTAATAAGGGCGACGCAATTCTGAAAATTAAACCGAAATCCGGGAAATTCCAAAAAATGAGGCAGTTATAACCTGATAGACAAGCAGTTGGTTTCGCCCCAAAAACAAATCTCAAAAGAGCACCTCCTATCTGTCAGTTGGTTGGCAAATCGTAAAGTGATTTCGCTTTTTTTGTTCTTTTTTTTCGGATTTTGAGCTAAATCCCTGATATTTAGGCATAGTTTTTTCAATCTAACTAAAATCCGGTCATTTATAGGGCAATCATCTGACCGAATTTTCGTTTAACCCGATAAATCCAAATCGCTATGCACATCGCTCTGCAAGAACGAAGTCGTATACCAGCCATTTTATTGTTTATCATCGCCTCGGTGACTACTGCATTGGCCCTCTTTTGGGTGGATGCCGGAGTCCATTCCAGCTACCCGATTTCACAGCCTGGAAACGTATATGGCGTCTTGATCAACGCTGTATCTCTCATTTTCTGCCAACTGCTGGTCTATCGATCTATACGCCCCTTTCTAACGATGGCACATTCCCGAATGATTGCTGTTAGTTTTGGGGTTCCGCTTGGTTTCTTTCTGGTGATTCTTTTATTCTACTTCTTTTAGAATAAGCGACAAACAAGCATTTCCGACTAATCGAATGACTTCTATTGGATAAGGAACACGTAGTTCTTTTCCAACCATACCATTCGCTCCCGTTCCAACTGAAAACTCAGTCCTTCCTTCACCGCTTTGTCTCGAATGATATCTATGGCACAGTCCTCTGACAAAACCATATATATCCGAGTACTCTTGCGATCCATCAATACCAACTCATGAAACAAGCGATCAAAGTACTCAAATTCCTCCCCACAATACCAGGCCCGTTCCGCCATTTTGGAAGGGTTTCTGGGGTAGTAAGGTGGATTAATAAAAATGAAATCAAACTGAGGATCCGGAATATGGTCAAACAGGTCGGATACCAGCGCTCGTACCTCCAGTCCGTTTTGAATCGCATTGATTTTCAGGTTTTCAATAGCAACTGGGTTGATGTCGGTAGACGTCACCGTAGCTCCCCGCTGGGCAGCGACTAAGGAAATGATTCCCGACCCTGCTCCGAGTTCCAGCACTTTCTTTCCCTTTAGCGGCAATCGCAGCATGTACTTGAGCAAAACCCTGGTGCTAAAAAATAATCCAGGATGAAAGACACCGGGAGCCACAGTCAAATTAATGTCTCTCCAGGACCACATTCGCGGTTTTGAAGACGACTTTTCCTCCATCCGCTTGAGATGGGGGTCAAACAAGCGTTTCGATATTTTCCGAACGAGCGTTCGCATGATTTATTCGCTGTAGAAACCTTCGATTTCAGGTTGTCTATACTTCCAGATTTTGTGAAGAGCCTTGATCTCGTATGGGTAGCCATATACCCCTGATCGATACCTCCAGGAAGCCAGTGTTCGCATAAATCCTTTTTTCACACCCTTAATCCTAAAATCTGATTGAGTGGGATAATAGCCATTCAAAACCGTTTCAAAATTCTGGACCCGGTCAATAACTTTAGGAGTAAGCCAAGGAGTGAGTGGATTCTTTCTCAAATCAAAATTCTCCCACGACGGATTTAACCAATCCTCCAGATTTTCCGGAAAGTTGAATCCCGCTTCCGTAATTTGCTTGTACAAATCGGATCCTTCGGTAGGTACTGGGCTATAGAGGTAGATTATGATTTCAGTATCCGGATTTACCTCCTTCACCTGCTTAATGAAGTCGATATCTGCTTCCACTTGACGCATCACT is a window encoding:
- a CDS encoding oligosaccharide flippase family protein, which codes for MCNSHCLRRTYPKNGGTILSEFFKGYGRYDLASRFSLTTKLLIIFSNVIVLFMGYGLTELFLAIIIIVFVMLIVEAIALNQMFATFKLRVRFNMQLYKSTVQFGGWSWLQVVFTTMVMQLDKFVIALFVGLETLTYYSIGLLIFKQLQQVFLAASNWLLPKVSAKSVMKENLQRLYSLAKRAYFIMIVMTMLGIFTVRNFAFKLWLGEETFSQSIDFIMAFVFMASLMALTYIPSVFMIGNGSVKQNTILDVGLKVVFIPTLIAGYQLGGSIGIVYGYISILLLYVPIQSIIARKKLFQTEVKIAPQDIFFVLPMLAFIPLLFLGNELLYSLIFFALTVVTALWVVVAYSNKPIAYQVEELKSLLKRKS
- a CDS encoding glycosyltransferase family 4 protein; the protein is MKVALIARSTLYSGKGGDTVQIVKTAEYLRKLGVEADIILSGEPVDYSNYDLLHFFNIIRPDDIISHVRKSNLPFVISTIYVDYSVLDMKIRGVLFRTLYSVLGRDRVEYLKAVARWIKSGEAITSKDYLLRGHRNCIRYLIQKANLMLPNSQSEINRLMKDYNCSGPFKVIPNAVDAAIFDGSNTQSGKERKGVISVGRFEYRKNQLNLIRALKNTDHTLTLVGDPSPNQISYYEQCMEEAKELGDRFKLFSFMEHDKLVELFSEQRVHVLASWFETTGLVSLEAAMQGCEIVITNRGDTEEYFGKYAFYCDPESPDSIREAVESSFKESRLGDFQDHIRANYTWERTAEKTLQAYKEVLGE
- a CDS encoding DUF1972 domain-containing protein — encoded protein: MNRKPKVAIIGTRGIPNHYGGFEQLAEFLSVGLVEKGYEVTVYNSSQHPYQEATWNGVNIISCKDPEYLPSTFGQFAYDLNCINDSRKRDFDVILQLGYTSSTVWYWRFPKSAQIVTNMDGLEWKRSKYNWPVQQFLKVAEWLGAVTSDLLIADSIGIQDYLKKKYNKPSEYIPYGAHLFNTPDEEVLSRFDLKPFGYDLLIARMEPENHVEVVIQGRVEASSERPLILIGNWKGTAFGQRLKKQYDHPSVRFLGGLYDLEALNHLRHYSHLYFHGHSVGGTNPSLLEAMASNCLIVAHNNIFNRAILNEDAHFFKTAGEVKELIETVSKTSVDIPQIQANREKITNRFSWERIIDEYEAAILKSLS
- a CDS encoding sugar transferase, translated to MLNRGRKQQMTLNPGGLGIALEHVKTSQHATYARVLDVTFSLLVFILLLWWFIPLVGLLIRLDTKGPIFYRQIRSGKDGKPFMCLKFRTMYNRNWDFKQASRNDPRVTRIGRWLRKTNLDEIPQFINVLRNEMSVIGPRPHTPELDKQYDTLIDDYYGRLAVKPGITGLAQVKGYRGETINFYHMANRVRLDLFYIHYGNLAMDIRIIFETARQIFVTNENAY
- a CDS encoding methyltransferase; this encodes MRTLVRKISKRLFDPHLKRMEEKSSSKPRMWSWRDINLTVAPGVFHPGLFFSTRVLLKYMLRLPLKGKKVLELGAGSGIISLVAAQRGATVTSTDINPVAIENLKINAIQNGLEVRALVSDLFDHIPDPQFDFIFINPPYYPRNPSKMAERAWYCGEEFEYFDRLFHELVLMDRKSTRIYMVLSEDCAIDIIRDKAVKEGLSFQLERERMVWLEKNYVFLIQ